In the Arachis ipaensis cultivar K30076 chromosome B04, Araip1.1, whole genome shotgun sequence genome, TGTTAAATTTAATAGTAAAATANNNNNNNNNNNNNNNNNNNNNNNNNNNNNNNNNNNNNNNNNNNNNNNNNNNNNNNNNNNNNNNNNNNNNNNNNNNNNNNNNNNNNNNNNNNNNNNNNNNNNNNNNNNNNNNNNNNNNNNNNNNNNNNNNNNNNNNNNNNNNNNNNNNNNNNNNNNNNNNNNNNNNNNNNNNNNNNNNNNNNNNNNNNNNNNNNNNNNNNNNNNNNNNNNNNNNNNNNNNNNNNNNNNNNNNNNNNNNNNNNNNNNNNNNNNNNNNNNNNNNNNNNNNNNNNNNNNNNNNNNNNNNNNNNNNNNNNNNNNNNNNNNNNNNNNNNNNNNNNNNNNNNNNNNNNNNNNNNNNNNNNNNNNNNNNNNNNNNNNNNNNNNNNNNNNNNNNNNNNNNNNNNNNNNNNNNNNNNNNNNNNNNNNNNNNNNNNNNNNNNNNNNNNNNNNNNNNNNNNNNNNNNNNNNNNNNNNNNNNNNNNNNNNNNNNNNNNNNNNNNNNNNNNNNNNNNNNNNNNNNNNNNNNNNNNNNNNNNNNNNNNNNNNNNNNNNNNNNNNNNNNNNNNNNNNNNNNNNNNNNNNNNNNNNNNNNNNNNNNNNNNNNNNNNNNNNNNNNNNNNNNNNNNNNNNNNNNNNNNNNNNNNNNNGATTCTTAAATATACTAGTTATTCATGTTAAATTTAAtagtaaaataatattaaatccgtttaaaatttttaaaatcttaaataGGATGTTTGAAATattttaagagaaaaataaaatatttaaaatattaaaaatagaattaaaaatttaCTCAAATATTAGAGGAATAATAGAACTAAAATAATAATTCACCTTATAAAGTAgtacattttttatattttttggttAAAGTTTTATTGGCCGACCTAAAATGTTTTTGAAATCCTAGTAAAAGGATAAATTAAATATACTCTTGTAAGAAAAAAAAGCCTGATGAAAAATGAAGCAAAAGATATTCCATTTACATGAGCTAGCATGCAATGAATACTAAATCACCTATTTTTCAATTCACttaaaaattaatttcatttGCCTAACCCTAAATATATCCTAACCAGCACATCCTCTCTCTATATATAGTCCAATCCTTGCATGCATTCACCACAACACAAATTCCTTTCCACTCTCAAAACCAAAACcttgattaaaaagaaaaaaacatacaATGGCTAGCTCAACAATGCTCTTCAAGGTTGCATGCTTGGCCATGGTGTGCATGGTGTTGAACACCTCCATGGCCAATGGTGCCCTGACATGTGCCCAAATCACATTCACTGCTTCACCATGCATTGCCTACATTAGGAACCCCGGTGCCGCCGTTCCAGCACAATGCTGCAACGGCCTTAGGTCACTCAATGACCAATGTAAGGGAACCCCGGAGCGCCAGGACGCCTGCCGCTGCCTGAAACGGACCGTTCTGAGCGTACCCGGAGTCAATCTCCCGGCGCTTGCTGGCCTCCCTAACAAGTGTGGGATCAACTTGCCCTACAAAATCACCCCTACCATTGATTGCAACACGTATATCACTTAAAccccatcttttttttttaattttttgattagTTTAATGTTGATGGTaattactaataaaaaataatctagTTACAAACATTATTGTTAGTTGCTCATGCATTTGGCATAGATC is a window encoding:
- the LOC107637943 gene encoding non-specific lipid-transfer protein 1-like translates to MASSTMLFKVACLAMVCMVLNTSMANGALTCAQITFTASPCIAYIRNPGAAVPAQCCNGLRSLNDQCKGTPERQDACRCLKRTVLSVPGVNLPALAGLPNKCGINLPYKITPTIDCNTVH